The Meriones unguiculatus strain TT.TT164.6M chromosome 1, Bangor_MerUng_6.1, whole genome shotgun sequence genome has a segment encoding these proteins:
- the Ccdc71l gene encoding coiled-coil domain-containing protein 71L, which translates to MRRGAKRRRRRPRAAWGGGGDCGGEGGAGLEAPEEKVVYSRSQLSLAGSTEALGDAFKLFMPSSTEFMSSEAELWNFLCSLKHQFSPHILRSKDVYGYSSCRALVPDLPAPAGRPARRPRPRATARRRRRGAPAAAGPRRPRPAAAPAAPAAAEPGAPASRFGGRTLEEIWRAATPTLTSFPTIRVGDDVWGERSLAVARRRASQVLRVDLDPVVRLRRFPVPRA; encoded by the coding sequence ATGCGACGCGGCGCGAAGAGGCGGCGGCGCCGGCCCCGGGCCGCctggggcggcggcggcgactgCGGAGGGGAAGGAGGGGCCGGGCTGGAGGCGCCGGAGGAGAAGGTGGTGTACTCGCGGTCGCAACTGTCGCTGGCCGGCAGCACCGAGGCGCTGGGCGACGCCTTCAAGCTCTTCATGCCCAGCAGCACGGAGTTCATGAGCTCGGAAGCGGAGCTCTGGAACTTCCTCTGCAGCCTCAAGCACCAGTTCTCCCCGCACATCCTGCGCAGCAAGGACGTCTACGGCTACTCCTCGTGCCGGGCGCTGGTGCCCGACCTCCCGGCGCCCGCCGGCCGCCCCGCGCGCCGGCCGCGCCCGCGCGCCACGGCCAGGAGGAGGCGCCGCGGAGCCCCGGCCGCCGCGGGGCCCCGCCGGCCGCGccccgccgccgcccccgccgcccccgccgccgccgagCCCGGGGCGCCCGCGTCCCGCTTCGGGGGCCGCACCCTGGAGGAGATCTGGAGGGCGGCCACCCCGACGCTGACCAGCTTCCCGACCATCCGCGTCGGCGACGACGTGTGGGGCGAGCGCAGCCTGGCGGTGGCGCGGCGCAGGGCGAGCCAAGTGCTGCGAGTGGACCTGGACCCCGTGGTGAGGCTGCGCCGCTTCCCCGTGCCCCGGGCGTGA